One Aegilops tauschii subsp. strangulata cultivar AL8/78 chromosome 7, Aet v6.0, whole genome shotgun sequence genomic window carries:
- the LOC120968367 gene encoding uncharacterized protein, whose protein sequence is MASSLMSIPDHLKAEIFVRLPELEDLARTAATCVTFRRVVADGSFRRRFRLLHAPPLLGILDHDGFHPALPPHPSAPAARALAHAADFSFAFLPSHRRWAVQDVRDGRVLLAANPEPQVFTELVVCDPLHSRHILLPQLPHDLAASLEFPVRCQLLIASPGAGVNEAAAAMEEAARAFIVVMIAHCETGPAAFVFSSSTRLWRAAASKGWDDLCPNQGESTMISSMHRKLVGCHYAYGCFYLESTMNKKLLVFDTRRMEFSNLDVPRETSNMFGLAIVEAGEGRLGMLDIHDDTLGGKCDLCYYIRGNKGESSSQWKIEKTISLPYDYQYYIQASTGRYLLLRKLGPLQSISSSLEVEYVSMDVKTLQLERVCGVSFGFSLASARIYTNFPPSLMSSPTI, encoded by the coding sequence ATGGCCTCGTCGCTGATGTCCATCCCGGATCATCTCAAGGCGGAGATCTTCGTCCGGCTGCCTGAACTAGAAGATCTCGCCCGCACAGCTGCCACCTGCGTCACTTTCCGCAGAGTCGTAGCCGACGGATCCTTCCGCCGCCGCTTCCGCCTCCTCCACGCCCCGCCCCTCCTCGGCATCCTCGACCACGACGGCTTTCATCCCGCCCTCCCGCCTCACCCCTCCGCGCCAGCCGCCCGCGCGCTCGCCCATGCCGCCGACTTCTCCTTCGCCTTCCTCCCCTCCCACCGCCGCTGGGCCGTGCAGGACGTCCGCGACGGCCGCGTCCTCCTCGCCGCCAACCCTGAACCCCAAGTGTTCACGGAGCTCGTGGTGTGTGACCCTTTACACAGCCGACACATCCTGCTTCCCCAACTACCTCATGACCTAGCCGCTTCGCTGGAGTTTCCTGTCCGGTGCCAGCTTTTAATAGCTTCCCCCGGAGCAGGCGTGAACGAGGCAGCTGCAGCCATGGAAGAGGCAGCAAGGGCATTCATAGTGGTCATGATAGCACATTGCGAAACTGGTCCGGCTGCCTTTGTCTTCTCTTCGAGCACCCGACTATGGCGAGCCGCTGCATCCAAGGGTTGGGATGATTTGTGCCCCAACCAGGGAGAGTCAACCATGATCTCATCAATGCACAGAAAGTTGGTCGGGTGCCATTATGCTTATGGCTGCTTTTATTTGGAGTCCACAATGAATAAGAAGTTGCTTGTCTTTGACACCCGGAGGATGGAGTTCTCCAACCTCGACGTGCCACGCGAAACATCGAACATGTTCGGTCTAGCCATTGTGGAGGCAGGAGAAGGCAGGCTCGGGATGTTGGATATCCATGATGACACTTTAGGTGGCAAATGTGATCTCTGTTATTACATTAGAGGAAACAAAGGTGAGAGTTCTAGCCAGTGGAAGATCGAGAAGACAATCTCACTACCTTATGATTATCAGTACTATATCCAAGCTTCAACTGGGAGGTACTTGCTCCTAAGAAAGCTTGGACCCCTGCAGTCCATAAGCTCATCTCTGGAGGTGGAATATGTCTCAATGGACGTCAAGACATTGCAGCTTGAGAGGGTTTGTGGTGTATCTTTCGGGTTTAGCTTGGCCAGCGCGCGCATATACACCAACTTTCCACCATCCTTGATGTCTTCACCGACAATATGA
- the LOC123494762 gene encoding uncharacterized protein: protein MATDKKGELLLTEIPDHPLTEILLRLPTPQDLARACAACSTFRRIATDASFRRRFRRLHAPPLLGFLDREGFHPAAAPAARALARIADFSFSFLPSYCSWTVQDVRDGRVLLARDPDPQEEDEQPPVFTDLVVCDPLHRRFIVLPPVPRDLAASVDDPADPVFCGCFCEPSLIPPPQRGGGSGGSGRDSLQSDLVRAFQHQGIHPRILFEHQTMASRCIPGLDGFAHWGGRVDHDYTAAPFVSRALLCLWMRLLEVGDK, encoded by the coding sequence ATGGCCACCGATAAGAAAGGGGAATTGCTGCTGACGGAGATCCCAGACCACCCCCTGACGGAGATTCTCCTCCGCCTGCCCACCCCACAAGACCTCGCCCGCGCATGCGCCGCCTGCAGCACCTTCCGCCGAATCGCCACCGACGCCTCCTTCCGCCGCCGATTCCGCCGCCTCCACGCCCCACCACTCCTCGGCTTCCTCGACCGCGAAGGGTtccaccccgccgccgcgccggccgccCGCGCGCTTGCCCGCATCGCCgacttctccttctccttcctccccTCCTACTGCAGCTGGACTGTCCAGGACGTCCGCGACGGCCGCGTCCTCCTCGCCCGCGACCCCGACCCCCAGGAGGAGGATGAGCAGCCCCCAGTATTCACGGATCTCGTGGTGTGTGACCCCTTGCACCGGCGATTCATCGTGCTTCCCCCGGTGCCCCGTGACCTAGCCGCTTCGGTGGACGACCCAGCTGACCCTGTATTTTGCGGGTGCTTCTGCGAGCCCAGCCTCATCCCCCCCCCCCAGCGAGGAGGAGGCAGCGGCGGCTCTGGAAGAGACAGCCTTCAGAGTGATCTGGTTCGCGCATTCCAACATCAAGGTATACACCCTCGTATTCTCTTCGAGCACCAGACAATGGCGAGCCGCTGCATCCCAGGGCTTGACGGATTTGCTCACTGGGGAGGGCGAGTTGACCATGATTACACCGCAGCACCCTTTGTTTCGCGGGCACTATTATGCTTGTGGATGCGTCTATTGGAAGTGGGTGACAAATGA